Proteins from a genomic interval of Nocardia sp. BMG51109:
- a CDS encoding MFS transporter, producing the protein MNRPSPGTAAARSTTDTPASFGAALVLTSLSTFVAMLAYSGPLGNAATITTALTAAPGTTMWILSSMSTALAVSLLTAGALADQSGRRRIFVVGGYVFAAGSVVCATATTAAQFVIGRLVEGIGAAGLIATGLGLVAAVHSGARSRSLSASWWGASMGLGIALGPLLTGLFDLAELWRAPYWLLAVAGVGVALAARRCFPETAVVPGRHLDLLGAALLTLGIGLLLVALIEIRQGGLVAAPICFGVSAVALVAFAVSQFRSRSPMMDFALFRRGDFTAATAAAAVTGAGVIALMSFACTFLVTSMNMSTFGAGAALALWSGTSAVSAVLGRWATARMTGTAQLVLGLAVTGIGLLLLTGLDTDSTIRHLIPGLLVAGVGGGVLNAALGRQATATVPPERASVGVGMNNTTRYIGASVGVTVVGVLAAAPRDDLTAQLSGWNLVSVLTGTVTLAGAATVLLLHRRAPDTTHSQPTTPVPQGKST; encoded by the coding sequence GTGAACAGACCAAGCCCCGGCACGGCCGCAGCCCGATCGACCACCGACACACCGGCGTCTTTCGGTGCGGCGCTTGTGCTTACGTCGCTGAGCACGTTCGTGGCCATGCTGGCCTACTCGGGCCCGCTGGGCAACGCGGCGACGATCACGACCGCCCTGACCGCCGCACCGGGAACCACGATGTGGATCCTGAGCTCGATGAGCACCGCCCTCGCGGTGAGCCTGCTGACCGCGGGCGCGCTCGCCGACCAGTCGGGCCGCCGGAGGATCTTCGTCGTCGGTGGGTACGTGTTCGCGGCCGGATCCGTCGTGTGCGCCACCGCGACCACGGCCGCGCAGTTCGTCATCGGCCGACTCGTCGAAGGGATCGGCGCGGCGGGCCTGATCGCGACCGGGCTGGGCCTCGTGGCCGCGGTGCACAGCGGCGCGCGGTCGCGGTCGCTCTCGGCCAGCTGGTGGGGTGCCAGTATGGGCCTGGGCATCGCGCTCGGCCCGCTGCTGACCGGCCTGTTCGACCTCGCGGAATTGTGGCGAGCCCCCTACTGGCTGCTCGCCGTGGCCGGAGTGGGCGTCGCGCTCGCCGCGCGCCGCTGCTTCCCGGAGACGGCGGTCGTTCCCGGCAGGCACCTGGATCTGCTCGGCGCCGCCCTGCTGACCCTCGGGATCGGACTGCTGCTGGTCGCGCTCATCGAAATCCGCCAGGGCGGCCTCGTCGCGGCCCCGATCTGTTTCGGTGTTTCGGCGGTCGCCCTGGTGGCCTTCGCCGTCAGCCAATTCCGCAGCCGCTCACCCATGATGGACTTCGCGCTGTTTCGCCGCGGCGACTTCACCGCCGCCACGGCGGCTGCCGCGGTCACCGGCGCCGGAGTGATCGCGCTGATGTCGTTCGCCTGCACGTTCCTGGTCACCAGCATGAATATGAGCACCTTCGGCGCGGGTGCGGCACTCGCGCTCTGGTCCGGCACCAGCGCCGTCTCCGCCGTGCTGGGCCGCTGGGCGACAGCGCGAATGACCGGCACGGCGCAGCTGGTCCTCGGCCTCGCGGTCACCGGAATCGGCCTGCTCCTCCTCACCGGGCTCGACACCGATTCGACCATCCGGCACCTGATCCCCGGCCTGCTGGTGGCCGGCGTCGGCGGTGGCGTCCTGAACGCGGCATTGGGACGGCAGGCCACGGCCACCGTCCCGCCCGAACGCGCCTCGGTGGGCGTCGGCATGAACAACACCACCCGCTACATCGGCGCCTCGGTCGGAGTCACCGTCGTCGGGGTCCTGGCCGCCGCGCCGCGCGACGATCTCACCGCGCAGCTGTCGGGCTGGAATCTGGTCTCCGTACTCACCGGAACCGTCACCCTCGCGGGCGCCGCGACGGTGCTCCTGCTCCACCGGCGCGCACCCGACACCACACATTCACAACCGACAACTCCTGTCCCGCAAGGTAAGTCGACATGA
- a CDS encoding helix-turn-helix domain-containing protein, with product MALGTGYDRQGCYLARALEVVGERWTLLILRDCFYGVRRFTDLREHLDISRAVLTDRLDTLIEAGVLVRQDSGGHPEYLLTEAGRALWPTIFSLSKWGERHTNGPHPARIFSHAECGSDIDDFGRCPACGRTPGPDDLVIRPGPGTNAMRRGDRVARALERPHRMLTPIG from the coding sequence ATGGCACTGGGAACCGGATACGACCGGCAGGGCTGTTACCTCGCCCGCGCCCTCGAGGTGGTCGGCGAGCGCTGGACCCTGCTGATCCTGCGCGACTGCTTCTACGGCGTGCGCCGATTCACCGACCTGCGTGAACACCTCGATATCTCCCGGGCCGTGCTCACCGACCGGCTCGACACCCTGATCGAGGCCGGCGTGCTGGTCCGGCAGGACTCGGGCGGGCATCCGGAATACCTGCTCACCGAGGCCGGCCGGGCGCTGTGGCCCACCATCTTCTCGCTGTCCAAGTGGGGCGAGCGCCATACGAACGGCCCGCACCCCGCCCGGATCTTCAGCCACGCGGAATGCGGCAGCGACATAGACGATTTCGGCCGTTGCCCGGCGTGCGGCCGGACCCCGGGCCCCGACGACCTCGTCATACGCCCGGGGCCCGGGACCAACGCGATGCGCCGCGGCGACCGAGTAGCCCGTGCCCTGGAGCGCCCCCATCGAATGCTGACCCCGATCGGCTGA
- a CDS encoding MerR family transcriptional regulator, which translates to MDEPESGRMWKVGELATEAGLTVRTLHHYDRIGLVCPAQRTYSGHRLYAEADVRRLYQVMALRQLGLRLDTITELMAGAVDVTQVLAAHQDFLAAQLTAIQDLHALVSALTATTESRPATSAENFLELIRRTVMVDDTVKKYFSENQLAQLAARREEHGDEQVRRIESGWAELIPKVDAAIESGVDPSSPEARALAARWMELLEGFHGGDASLRENLYRMQADNADRIESEFGGPSPAQIEFIKAANASR; encoded by the coding sequence ATGGACGAGCCGGAATCCGGGCGAATGTGGAAGGTGGGTGAGCTTGCCACCGAGGCCGGTTTGACGGTGCGGACGCTGCACCATTACGACCGGATCGGCCTGGTGTGCCCGGCACAGCGGACGTATTCCGGGCATCGGCTGTATGCCGAGGCCGATGTGCGGCGGCTGTACCAGGTGATGGCCCTGCGCCAACTGGGGCTGCGGCTGGACACGATCACCGAACTGATGGCCGGCGCGGTCGACGTGACGCAGGTGCTGGCCGCGCACCAGGATTTTCTGGCCGCACAGCTGACCGCTATCCAGGATCTACACGCCCTGGTGTCGGCGCTGACCGCTACGACGGAAAGCCGGCCGGCAACATCCGCCGAAAACTTCCTGGAATTGATCAGGAGGACCGTGATGGTCGACGACACCGTCAAGAAGTACTTCAGCGAGAACCAGCTGGCGCAGCTCGCGGCGCGCCGGGAGGAACACGGCGACGAGCAGGTCCGCCGTATCGAATCGGGATGGGCCGAACTCATTCCGAAGGTCGACGCGGCGATCGAGTCCGGCGTGGACCCGTCCTCGCCGGAGGCTCGCGCCCTCGCCGCCCGATGGATGGAACTCCTCGAGGGCTTCCACGGCGGCGACGCCTCCCTGCGCGAGAACCTGTATCGCATGCAGGCCGACAACGCCGACCGAATCGAAAGCGAATTCGGCGGCCCGTCCCCCGCGCAGATCGAATTCATCAAGGCCGCCAACGCTTCTCGCTGA